Below is a genomic region from Gasterosteus aculeatus chromosome 2, fGasAcu3.hap1.1, whole genome shotgun sequence.
AAAAATCTGACAAACATGATATGAtgcaaaaaaaagctaaaagctTGAGAACCActagtttaaataaaataatgcattttatttttagaaacttTGCCGAACGTTTGTATCTAAAAGATTAATCTGAAAAGTAGAACCTCTAGCTGTGGACTGGAAAAGTACAACGTATCCATAAAGCATAAAGCATAAAGCATAAAGTAGATTACAATGGAAGTCAAAGTTACAAGAAATTGAAAGTACTCCCGTCTCTGTTCTTCTAGTAGTTTTTGTAGTAGTTGAACATATTGAGGATACACTGTATTTGCTATTAGGTGGtgtttggtttgtaaatgtcaccGAGGTGTTCCTGAATGCAGTCCTACGTAAATACTCAGCTTCCAGTCTCAGCTCTGCACTCATGTGCTGTAAGTGAGCTGCAGTGAAGACCAACCAATCGTTCTTCTATACTGCTTATGCCGAGCAGTACAATATTTAGATTTCAATCTGCTGGGACGGAGGTCTGCAGTCCATCAGAGCGAGTCTCCATCTGCCACAAACACTGAGCTTACATCAGGTGTTGGAGACGACTGCGGACAAAAGCCTCACCGCCTTGTACGGTCACGGGCAAACTGAAGCTACACATATGAGCAATAATATCTACCAGCTCACGAGACTGCAAAGTGTTACCTTTGGACCGCCTGGCTGGTTCCAGTTGTTGGTTTTAGCTTCATATTCAACAGACAGGAGAGTTTTACctcccaccaccatcacatgttaCACGCTTCTCTTGTTTGTCTGCAGTGTATAACTGGCCCATTTCCAGTCCtcccctgccagattgtctcaGTTGCCATGCTGTTGTCCTTCGGAAGTAAATGATCAAACTGTCCCTGTCTGCAATCACTGGACAGGTCAGAATCCTTAAAGTCCCTTCCAACCATTgcgctaaaaataaaaaataaaatattctgtACGCAAAGAAATGTACTTTTTGgtttccttgttttttcttccctctgatTCATTGACGACGGATGAGATGTATTTTCAATATAGTATTCACACACAAGGCCGACCGAGACGGACTGGGGGTTAAGATGACGACCGTGGCAATCGGATGATGTCGTAGTTGTCTTTCTACCAGCACTGCAGCAGCCGCAGTCCGGGCAACAACCACGGCCACAGCTTCATCCACCACAGCCCagcagagcagctgctgctATGCTCACAAAGGCGGGAAAGTGTTGTTGGGGCAATATTACTTGAGTGATACAAACAACGACTAGAGAAAACTCAAGCCTGTTAGTTTTTATAAATACGTCCCATGCAAACAAGACGAACGAGGAGAATCACGTCTCCACTCATCTGCTCTTACCTGGAGGCAGCGATCTCTGCCTTCAGCTTGCCGATGGCTGCGGCCCTTTGAGCGCCCTCCACCGCGCGCTCCACCTTCTGTTTGATCTTGGTTCCCTTCAGCTGGATCACCCTCTTCTTCATGGCCTTCACCAGCAGGTTGTTCATGTactttccctcctccttccccccctcgGCGAAGGTGGTGCAGCCGTAGCCGTGTCTCTGGTTGTTCAGCCACTCGCCCTCGTACTTCAGCCCGCTGGACCGTTCGCTTATTCCGTACCCTGAGCGCTTGTCGTTCTTCCACTCTCCCATGTAAACCTCTGTGGTGGTGGCGTCGATGTCGGCCTCCACCGGGGGGAAGTCCTCGGCTCCGGCGAAGCTTTCGTCCCCGATGCTGATGGTGGAGTGTGTGTCGCTGGCATTGGAGCTGAGGGCCGATTCCGTCCTGAGGAAGCTGATCTTGCTCTTCTGGCTGGACAGCGAGGTGCTTGAGTCAGACTTCTTCAGCTTACCCAAAAGGGAGCCCCTGCGAAACAAGCCCTTCTTCTTAGGCTTCACAGCCTCCGGGTCCACCTGAAGAGTCAGGGCGAAGCCTCCGCGGGACGGTCCCAGGTGGGTCGGGGTGGCGACGGGTGTCTCCTCACCTGAGGcgttggtggtggtgatgacggGGATGTCTTGCTGCAAGACGGTGCCGTTGCTGTGCTCGCTGCGAAGTGAGGTCAGGGAGGTCCGAAGAGGGGAGCGGACAACTGCCGCCATGCCGTAGGGTACGCTCTGCCGGACCCCGTAGCCGTGCCGCATGCCGCCTGTGAACTGACCCTGGAAAGTACCTGGACACATCACAAGCACACATCAGAAGCCGCCTCGTAGCCATGCTGGTAGCGTAGCTCTAGATGGTTAGTTCGTAGTACTGTGGTCCAGTACTGTGTGGACTAAACTATCTCAACTTTCAGATGGATTGCAATGAAATTCGGTACAAACATTTACTCAGTCCACAGGTCCTATCAAACTCTGGCAGTCGCCTGACTTCTGTGCCAACAGGAGGTCAAGCGTTTCGCTTAAATTGTGAAATACAACACGTCTGTATAAATCAGCATTACGTTTTGAACAGACGTTTGGGGTTTCTAGAAAATAAATCCCACTGTTTTTGGTAGTTTCTTGACTTTGTATCTAGCACCGTCCTCATTAAACCACTTTCATGTCCACCCCCTTTTTATTACTAGCTAAAACTAACATGTTGACTTCAAAACATGGCGTGGAGCGAAAATAGTTACTATGTAAAACTGCCTTCACTTGTTTTTCTGCCTGAATGTCATGGATGTCTTTAGTGAGAAATGTTCATTAATGCCCTCACTGACAATCTTGAGGTCTGGTCTCATGCTAAAATTGACATAAGTGTGGCTCATAGTGACAGCTACGTCTCAGCCCGTGAGGCCAGGAGGGCATTGGGGTTGTGGGCTATAATTACATTCTGACATCTGATGCTATCACATCCCCCACTGCAACTTCCACCAGACTGGGCTTTAAAGCTGATGAGTCAGCTGCTGAAGAGAGGAACCACCGCTGATGTACAAGCAGAGATCAACTTAATCAATTGAATCTTTCTAAACGGTTTGGTTTCCTCCACACATTCAAGAGGATCAGCTGGGGAATATGCATGCACAAAAAGCTTCCAGGGACTAAAAGTTGGTCGAAAGTAAAgaagttaatttttttaatttactgaaGGACTTCATTCTTCTTGTATTTTACTTGTTAGCATTTCATGCTACTTTATGTTTTACTCTACTCATTACATTTATAGGCTTTTATATAGCTTTGGTTATTAAAGATCGAGGttttacacaaaaacaaccaatAGTAATAGCACCTCTTCACTGACGGCAGCAGATTTATATTTTCTTCTGGTTAAACACATCTGGGGACACCGCAAACGTCCATGGGGATCACTGGTCCGCCCTTTTAGTGATTTGTCTACATGTCTCCTGCAATGAGCTTTGTTTAATGGCCATTATGGCCACACTTGGCTCGGGGGGTTTTAGTCTTAATGTTGTACTATTTTGTTCTCATGCCTTCCGCGGTGGAATTTAATCAAGTGCTGCACTGCAGTAATATTTTGAGGTTCGCCTGAAATTCTTATATTGCGATTACTGGACTTTTTCCTCCCACATGAACTTGCCAACCgaaatacaatcataaaacagaggGAAATTCCCTCACATACCCAGACGTATTTAAAGCagttaaaatgaaacaaatgaccattaaatacaaatatatatatatatatatatatatatatatatatatatatatatatatatttttttttctttgtagatAATTATTACTCTTATTTTGattgaaagtttaaatgtgCTCCTCATTTCAATGCACAACTTTACTACTGAATTCACCTTCCATCACTGTGTTATCACAGAAACCAGCTCCAGTAGCCCACACTTATTTGAGTGCTGTATTTAAAAGAACAATATTATCTACCTAAAGTTTACTTGACAAATGTATACTTGCACATAACATTTCAGAAGAATATAACTAATATTTAACTGGTAGTAAAATAAGTATTTCTTACTTTCACAATTTCAAGTAATaattttttgcattgaaaagaAGTCAAAAGTCTAAACTTAGATCCACCTCACCTCCATCCGCATATGTCTCTGTTCCGTATCCATCCTGCAGCCCGTTATTCCACGTCCCCTCATACTTCGCTCCGCTGCCAACACTGATCCGGATGCCGTATCTCCCCTTGAAGCCATGAGTCCATTCCCCTCTGTAAATCCAGTGTCCTTTGGTTTCTGCTCCCAGGCCGTGACGCTTCCCCTGCGACCAGTACCCCTCGTAAGTGTTCCCGCTGGGCCACGTGTAGACCCCCACCACCTCGAAGCCGTAGTTCCAGGAGCCCGAGAACTCGCCCTGGCCCTTGGGTCCGGTGCAGATGCCATGGCCGTGGGCTTTGCCCCCCTCCCAGCCTCCGCAATAAGCTCCGCCGTCGTCGAACTCGAAGCGACCTCCGCTCATGCCTCACCGCGGTCTAACTAGTCCCCGATCGAAAAGTTGGGTTTGGGTCCGTTACGTGGCTAAAGATAAAACCTCCCGCGGGCTGACTTCACTTTCACCGGACATCAAAGCCGGTTTAAGGTATCCCGGTTGCTGAACTCTTGGGGGTTTCTTTTAGGGGAGTTGTTCTGGGTGTTTCTGCGCGTGTCCATGAAGCCCCCCCGGGGTGCGTCTTCGCCCTTGCACGCAACTTTAATTTTGTCCTCTTGAACTGGAGTGTCCTCTTCTTAGATTCGTCAAATTCACTCATTAAtctccccttttcttctttgGATGACCGGGCTATTACCTCGAATTACTCATGTCTATACGAGCCACCGATCTTACGTGGCTTTTTCCAGGTGGCCACGGTGAAAAGCCCCCTTCCACCCCCCGTCCCTGCCGCCCAGCTATCTCTTGACAGTCGCTGCCGTTGGAAATATTTCAGCAGACCCAACAAGGCGaccaatccacacacacacacccttccaAAAATACGACCCAATCCTTATGCTGCTGCCTGCAAGGAGCCATGCCAGAGTCTTGCCACCTCGGGGCTGAAGTACATGCCACTGAGTCCTCTGCCCTCCATAAGTTTCCCCCCTGCAGTTAATGCAGTAACGAGGTAACAAAAGGCTATGCCTAATAAAAGATATCGGATACATCTCTGGAATTCCCATTGATGTTTCTCTGCTTTAACGGATGGGCCATTGTTCAatatgatgttttttctttcaatggaTTTTTCCTTAAtcaaatgtataaatgttttgTCAAATGACAATATTCTGCACTTtctgctttttgctttttataatTGCACCCTAATTTAATTGACAAAGAGTGGCAATGATTTAGTTACTATGGGACAAATCATGCAGTGTGTCTACTTCATTAGCTTCACTCCTCCTGCTGGCAAATATCGGTAACTGCATCATAGATATTTAAGTTTTTGAATACTAACGgaagaagaaatattcaaatctcttaataaattaaaaatacatgtagATTAATGCAACGACAATGCAACGACAATCTATGCCAAGTAAAACGAGTCAAAATCCTACTTGTGCCAAAACATTATTAGTTAAATATAAAGTACTCAACAAATGTCTGTAAACTGTGTCAAACCTTTCTCAAATTTACTCAATTATAACCATCACAGGTTATAGAAAATTTTACACGagttcaagtaaaaaaaaactatgagcaaaaatatttaattacagttgttcatatttattttccgATATGAGGTGATtcgaaaacaaaagggacttaaattgtttatttagcTGAAGGGTATCAATTGTTGTCCAGTAATCTGAATTTCCatttttaattgtaattgttCTTTTTCCATTTGCACCTGTAGgtctatttcattttattaactgACTGTAGCCATTGACCCTGCACACACTACATCCTCCGCGTCCTTACATAGAGCCGCGTGACCTTCCTGTGGACAAAACGCTTCCTCCGCGGGTTTCACCGCGCATGTTTGTGCGTGGCCCATCGTGTGACGTAACGGGGCCACGCTTGCACATACGATTGAATCAAAAGTGCAGCAGCATGCTCGAGGAAGGAGCAGTTTACTTATGGGTTATGcgtgattaaaaaataaataaagaatttgTTTTCAGTCGTTGAAGCCGATTTCAGCACCCGGAGCTGTCCGTGACTTGACGGATGCTGCTGA
It encodes:
- the jph2 gene encoding junctophilin-2, with the protein product MSGGRFEFDDGGAYCGGWEGGKAHGHGICTGPKGQGEFSGSWNYGFEVVGVYTWPSGNTYEGYWSQGKRHGLGAETKGHWIYRGEWTHGFKGRYGIRISVGSGAKYEGTWNNGLQDGYGTETYADGGTFQGQFTGGMRHGYGVRQSVPYGMAAVVRSPLRTSLTSLRSEHSNGTVLQQDIPVITTTNASGEETPVATPTHLGPSRGGFALTLQVDPEAVKPKKKGLFRRGSLLGKLKKSDSSTSLSSQKSKISFLRTESALSSNASDTHSTISIGDESFAGAEDFPPVEADIDATTTEVYMGEWKNDKRSGYGISERSSGLKYEGEWLNNQRHGYGCTTFAEGGKEEGKYMNNLLVKAMKKRVIQLKGTKIKQKVERAVEGAQRAAAIGKLKAEIAASRTTHSKGKSDAADQAAQAANSESSIARLVAKELSPSFYQPGPEYLKKRVLVEAIEGSETTETVMHEPLLAEEEPLPTPPESPLMNELDSLIAGSSPGRTPSPSPGITTKEDSRLLSPGSWNEDKTITAAGSKGSSRANSRPSSRPTTPSTSVSAPAPPAPGVAGGPLRPTPSRQSSKNEQGSDLEIKPLQKFDSEVKGLDSTADPAAPVRNSLICPDEEEAPRHSSRVSSKAATPEPKTSEGETERAPSVHERAPSVSENKVESREVSRTSSRAETKPLPKRQPSPTPFPKPAPSLEPKPVPKQVEAKAPVAKQTPKVEPKAEGRLKAIGSSPRDEESLELEGPNTIMICMVILLNIGLAILFVHILS